A single window of Rhipicephalus microplus isolate Deutch F79 chromosome 5, USDA_Rmic, whole genome shotgun sequence DNA harbors:
- the CHMP2B gene encoding charged multivesicular body protein 2b: MSFFGKKPSPAEQMRQQNRELRKTQRDIERDRRELERQEKQLELEIKKAANQGNKQVCTVLAKQLVQLRKQKARTYAASSKVSAIGSQSKLMNANVKLANAMATTAKTMGEVNKQIKPQDIAKTMQDFEKESAKMGMTEELVEDTLNSILDESGDEEEQDAIVNKVLDEIGIEMTGKLAAAPSARSDPLGESSKARLPTDEEIERQLAKLKT, translated from the exons ATGAGTTTTTTCGGAAAAAAACCATCGCCTGCAG AACAAATGCGGCAGCAAAACAGGGAGCTTCGAAAGACGCAGAGAGACATCGAGAGAGACAGGCGTGAGCTGGAGAGGCAGGAGAAACAGCTG GAACTTGAAATCAAGAAGGCCGCTAACCAAGGAAATAAGCAG GTATGCACAGTTTTAGCGAAGCAGCTTGTGCAACTACGAAAGCAGAAGGCGAGGACTTATGCTGCGTCGTCTAAAGTGTCAGCCATCGGCTCGCAGTCCAAG CTGATGAATGCGAACGTGAAGCTTGCTAATGCAATGGCCACTACTGCGAAG ACAATGGGTGAAGTGAACAAGCAAATCAAGCCTCAGGACATCGCCAAGACGATGCAAGACTTTGAGAAGGAGAGCGCAAAAATGGGAATGACTGAGGAACTAG TTGAGGACACGCTCAACTCTATCCTGGATGAATCTGGTGATGAGGAAGAGCAGGACGCCATTGTCAACAAGGTTCTTGATGAAATTGGCATTGAAATGACTGGAAAG CTCGCTGCTGCTCCATCTGCAAGGTCCGATCCCCTTGGCGAAAGTTCCAAGGCACGCCTGCCAACTGATGAAGAAATAGAACGACAGCTTGCCAAGTTAAAGACTTGA